A portion of the Pseudomonas sp. PSE14 genome contains these proteins:
- a CDS encoding 4'-phosphopantetheinyl transferase superfamily protein — MTTLPAFCTPLSADWPLPTPLAGCQLRSTHFDRNRLLPDDFQASQVPAPANIQRAVAKRQAEYLAGRLCARAALQASGADPTVPGTDDERAPIWPSGFCGSITHGDGWAAAVVAQSHAWRGLGLDVESRLDSTRAQRLAGEILTPDELSRLAPEQAALQVTLTFSLKESLFKALFPLVRQRFYFEHAELVQWSAGGHARLRLLTDLSAEWHHGKEIDGQFSLLGDRLLSLVAIPADI, encoded by the coding sequence ATGACCACCCTGCCCGCCTTCTGCACCCCGCTCTCCGCCGACTGGCCGCTGCCCACTCCACTGGCCGGCTGCCAGCTGCGCAGCACTCACTTCGATCGCAACCGCCTGCTACCCGATGACTTCCAGGCCAGCCAGGTGCCGGCCCCGGCGAACATCCAGCGCGCCGTCGCCAAGCGTCAGGCCGAATACCTCGCCGGCCGCCTCTGCGCCCGCGCGGCGTTGCAGGCCAGCGGTGCCGACCCCACGGTGCCCGGCACCGACGACGAGCGCGCACCGATCTGGCCATCGGGCTTCTGCGGATCGATCACCCATGGCGATGGCTGGGCAGCCGCCGTGGTCGCCCAGAGCCATGCCTGGCGCGGCCTGGGGCTGGACGTGGAGAGCCGCCTCGACAGCACCCGCGCCCAGCGCCTGGCCGGTGAAATCCTCACCCCGGACGAGCTGTCCCGGCTCGCCCCCGAGCAGGCCGCCCTGCAGGTCACCCTCACCTTCTCGCTCAAGGAAAGCCTGTTCAAGGCGCTCTTCCCGCTGGTCCGCCAGCGCTTCTACTTCGAGCACGCCGAACTGGTCCAGTGGTCGGCCGGCGGCCATGCCCGCCTGCGTTTGCTCACCGACCTGTCGGCGGAGTGGCACCACGGCAAGGAAATCGATGGGCAATTCAGCCTGCTCGGTGATCGTCTGCTCAGCCTGGTGGCGATTCCCGCTGACATCTGA
- a CDS encoding dienelactone hydrolase family protein, giving the protein MRLFTALLLFAFAASAGAAIKTQEIPYQSADGTKMIGYFAYDDAKSGIRPGVLVVHEWWGLNDYAKRRARDLAALGYSALAIDMYGGGKHTEHPNDAKTFMAEALKNPDAAKARFQAGLDLLKKQPQTDPSKIAAIGYCFGGAVVLNMARAGLPLAGVASFHGVLATDTPAQPGAVKAKILVEHGGADTLVTAESVTAFKSEMDNAKADYKLVVQPGAKHSFTNPDADKHKGHGLDVGYDKTADQKSWADLQAFFKDIFEEKS; this is encoded by the coding sequence CTGTTCGCCTTCGCCGCCAGTGCCGGCGCCGCGATCAAGACCCAGGAAATCCCCTACCAGTCCGCCGATGGCACCAAGATGATCGGCTACTTCGCCTACGACGACGCCAAATCCGGCATCCGCCCTGGCGTACTGGTGGTGCACGAATGGTGGGGGCTCAACGACTACGCCAAGCGCCGCGCCCGCGACCTCGCCGCGCTGGGCTACAGCGCGCTGGCCATCGACATGTACGGCGGCGGCAAGCACACCGAGCACCCCAACGATGCCAAGACTTTCATGGCCGAAGCCCTGAAGAACCCCGACGCCGCCAAGGCGCGTTTCCAGGCCGGCCTCGACCTGCTGAAGAAGCAACCGCAGACCGACCCCAGCAAGATCGCCGCGATCGGCTACTGCTTCGGTGGTGCGGTGGTGCTGAACATGGCCCGCGCCGGCCTGCCGCTGGCCGGCGTGGCGAGCTTCCACGGCGTGCTGGCCACCGACACGCCGGCGCAACCGGGCGCGGTGAAGGCGAAGATACTGGTCGAGCACGGCGGCGCCGATACCCTGGTGACAGCCGAGAGCGTGACCGCCTTCAAGAGCGAGATGGACAACGCCAAGGCCGACTACAAGCTGGTGGTGCAGCCGGGCGCAAAGCACAGCTTCACCAACCCGGACGCCGACAAGCACAAGGGCCACGGCCTCGACGTGGGCTACGACAAGACCGCCGACCAGAAGTCCTGGGCGGACCTGCAGGCGTTCTTCAAGGACATCTTCGAGGAGAAGTCCTGA
- a CDS encoding GNAT family N-acetyltransferase codes for MLRAFSDADQPAVFRALSHPQVIRYYGVSYATLEATREQMEWFERIHEEGSGIWWAICRPDTRAEVIGGCGFNNWLQGHRRLELGYWLMPEYWGHGVMSECLPLILRHAFVEMKVHRIEAEVETENTASSRLLLRHGFVHEGRRRECEVKDGAFVSLDNFGLLDPAAVPQP; via the coding sequence TTGCTGCGTGCGTTTTCCGATGCGGATCAGCCGGCGGTATTTCGCGCGCTGTCGCACCCGCAGGTGATCCGTTACTACGGTGTTTCCTACGCGACGCTCGAAGCCACCCGCGAGCAGATGGAGTGGTTCGAGCGCATCCATGAAGAAGGCAGCGGCATCTGGTGGGCGATCTGCCGGCCCGATACGCGTGCCGAGGTCATCGGTGGTTGCGGCTTCAATAACTGGCTGCAGGGACATCGTCGCCTGGAGCTGGGTTACTGGCTGATGCCGGAGTACTGGGGGCATGGTGTGATGAGCGAGTGCCTGCCGCTGATCCTGCGGCACGCCTTCGTCGAGATGAAGGTGCATCGCATCGAGGCCGAGGTGGAGACGGAGAACACCGCCAGCAGCCGCCTGCTGCTCCGGCACGGTTTCGTCCATGAGGGACGGCGGCGCGAGTGCGAGGTGAAGGATGGCGCGTTCGTCAGCCTGGATAACTTCGGCTTGCTTGATCCGGCGGCTGTGCCGCAGCCATGA
- a CDS encoding ATP-binding protein, which produces MKSIFLRIYGGMLLTLVLVAALGVLTLHLVNEVRGERYREDLARGTFRLMADELLPMAEVDRKRALTQWSRLLGIPLKLVSLDGLGMEGRSRARLMNDQVLVQAVDDTHRVEVLTQVSAAEGLILAGEVEQVSEQLARATIYLLMDELKRYPASEQPYHLARIVRDKRFGYEVHLLSIKEVDLDDDQSRRVEEGDTVMALGKDGDSIRVLAGILDTPWVLELGPIYQMNPYPPQLLSIIVIVALSLIGLTLYLLISGLEQRLRSLESAATRIARGSLDTRVEARGADSVGRLAGAFNHMAEQLQLLLAMQRELVRAVSHELRTPVARLRFGLEMIESAETDAARRKYMEGMDGDIQDLDQLVDEMLTYARLEQGSPALTYQRLELAALVEQVVSEIAPLRREIAVSIAPGPLVPFDQGSWVEAEPRYLHRALQNLLTNALRYAEGRVRVSFRVSVDRCQVDVEDDGPGVPESQWPRLFQPFFRADDSRARGTGGHGLGLSIVRRIVHWHGGRASIARSESLGGACFTLVWPRRQAPKIE; this is translated from the coding sequence ATGAAATCCATCTTCCTGCGCATCTACGGCGGCATGCTGCTGACCCTGGTGCTGGTGGCCGCCCTCGGCGTGCTGACCCTGCACCTGGTCAACGAGGTGCGCGGCGAGCGTTATCGCGAGGACCTGGCGCGCGGTACTTTCCGTCTGATGGCCGATGAGCTGTTGCCGATGGCAGAGGTGGATCGCAAGCGCGCGCTGACCCAGTGGAGCCGCCTGCTGGGCATTCCGCTGAAGCTGGTCAGCCTGGATGGCCTGGGTATGGAAGGGCGCAGCCGGGCGCGGCTGATGAACGACCAGGTGCTGGTGCAGGCCGTTGACGATACGCACAGGGTGGAGGTGCTCACCCAGGTCAGCGCGGCGGAGGGACTGATCCTTGCCGGCGAGGTGGAGCAGGTCAGCGAGCAGCTGGCGCGGGCGACTATCTACCTGCTGATGGATGAGCTCAAGCGTTATCCGGCCAGCGAGCAGCCTTACCATCTGGCGCGCATCGTTCGCGACAAGCGCTTCGGCTACGAGGTGCACCTGCTCAGCATCAAGGAAGTGGACCTCGACGACGACCAGAGCCGCCGCGTGGAGGAGGGCGACACGGTGATGGCGCTGGGCAAGGACGGCGATTCCATCCGCGTGCTGGCCGGCATCCTCGATACGCCCTGGGTGCTGGAGCTGGGGCCGATCTACCAGATGAACCCCTATCCGCCGCAGTTGCTGTCGATCATCGTGATCGTCGCCCTGAGCCTGATCGGCCTGACCCTGTACCTGCTGATCAGCGGCCTGGAACAGCGCCTGCGCAGTCTGGAGTCGGCTGCCACGCGCATTGCCCGTGGCAGCCTGGATACCCGCGTGGAGGCGCGCGGCGCCGACTCGGTGGGGCGCCTGGCGGGGGCGTTCAACCATATGGCGGAGCAGTTGCAGTTGCTGCTGGCGATGCAGCGCGAGCTGGTGCGCGCGGTGTCCCATGAGTTGCGCACGCCGGTGGCGCGCCTGCGTTTCGGCCTGGAGATGATCGAGTCGGCGGAGACCGATGCGGCGCGGCGCAAGTACATGGAGGGCATGGACGGCGACATCCAGGACCTCGACCAACTGGTGGACGAGATGCTCACCTATGCGCGCCTGGAGCAGGGCTCGCCGGCGCTGACCTACCAGCGTCTGGAGCTGGCGGCCTTGGTGGAGCAGGTGGTTTCGGAAATCGCGCCGCTGCGGCGGGAGATCGCCGTCAGCATCGCGCCGGGGCCGCTGGTGCCGTTCGACCAGGGCAGCTGGGTGGAGGCCGAGCCGCGCTACCTGCACCGCGCGCTGCAGAACCTGCTGACCAATGCCCTGCGTTATGCCGAGGGCCGCGTGCGGGTCAGCTTCCGGGTCAGCGTGGACCGCTGCCAGGTGGATGTCGAAGACGATGGTCCGGGGGTGCCGGAATCGCAGTGGCCGCGCCTGTTCCAGCCGTTCTTCCGGGCCGATGACAGCCGTGCGCGGGGCACGGGCGGGCATGGGCTGGGGCTGTCGATCGTGCGGCGGATCGTCCATTGGCATGGCGGGCGGGCGTCGATCGCGCGCAGCGAGAGCCTGGGCGGCGCCTGCTTCACGTTGGTCTGGCCGCGCCGGCAGGCGCCCAAGATCGAATGA
- the modC gene encoding molybdenum ABC transporter ATP-binding protein yields MNEAIDGRAIEARFQIAYPGFSLEVDLQLPGRGVTALFGHSGSGKSTCLRCVAGLERAPLGRLVVNGEVWQDSATGVFLPPHRRALGYVFQDANLFEHLSVRRNLTYGMKRVPRDQHRVALEQANELLGIGHLLERMPANLSGGERQRVGIARALLTSPRLLLMDEPLAALDLKRKAEILPYLEHLHDELDIPILYVSHSPDEVARLADHLVLLDQGKAIASGPVVQTLARTDLPISHLEDAGVVIDGQVLEHNAEYGLLSLALPHCEQRIRLAHAPMEKGRALRIKVQARDVSLSLEPAAHSSILNVLPATVVEMVPTDNPAHLLVKLDVAGTPLLARITRYSFDQLGLHAGQVVWAQIKSVALLA; encoded by the coding sequence ATGAACGAAGCCATCGACGGGCGAGCCATCGAAGCGCGGTTCCAGATCGCCTACCCAGGCTTCAGCCTGGAGGTGGACCTGCAACTGCCGGGGCGCGGCGTCACCGCGCTGTTCGGCCATTCCGGCTCCGGCAAGAGCACCTGCCTGCGCTGTGTGGCGGGGCTCGAACGTGCGCCGCTCGGTCGCCTGGTGGTAAACGGGGAGGTCTGGCAGGACAGCGCCACGGGCGTGTTCCTGCCGCCGCACCGGCGTGCGCTGGGTTATGTGTTCCAGGACGCCAACCTGTTCGAGCACCTGTCGGTACGGCGCAATCTCACCTACGGCATGAAGCGCGTACCGCGCGACCAGCATCGCGTGGCGCTGGAGCAGGCCAACGAGCTGCTGGGCATCGGCCATCTGCTGGAACGCATGCCGGCGAACCTCTCCGGCGGCGAGCGGCAGCGCGTCGGTATAGCCCGCGCGCTGCTGACCAGCCCGCGCCTGCTGCTGATGGACGAGCCGCTGGCGGCGCTGGACCTCAAGCGCAAGGCGGAAATCCTGCCGTACCTGGAGCACCTGCATGACGAGCTGGATATACCGATCCTCTACGTCAGCCACTCGCCGGACGAAGTCGCGCGGCTGGCCGACCACCTGGTGCTGCTCGACCAGGGCAAGGCGATCGCCAGCGGGCCGGTCGTCCAGACCCTGGCGCGCACCGACCTGCCGATTTCGCATCTGGAAGACGCCGGCGTGGTCATCGATGGGCAAGTGCTGGAGCACAACGCCGAGTACGGTCTGCTGAGCCTGGCGCTACCCCACTGCGAGCAGCGCATTCGCCTGGCCCATGCGCCGATGGAAAAGGGCCGGGCGCTGCGCATCAAGGTGCAGGCGCGGGACGTCAGCCTGAGCCTGGAGCCGGCGGCGCACAGCAGCATCCTCAACGTGCTGCCGGCGACGGTGGTGGAGATGGTGCCCACGGACAACCCCGCGCACCTGCTGGTGAAGCTGGACGTGGCCGGCACGCCGCTGCTGGCGCGGATCACCCGCTATTCCTTCGACCAGCTCGGGCTGCATGCCGGGCAGGTGGTGTGGGCGCAGATCAAGTCGGTGGCGTTGCTGGCCTGA
- a CDS encoding response regulator — translation MEQEARILIVEDDQRLAELTQDYLESNGLAVSIESNGAAAVERVLAERPDLVVLDLMLPGEDGLSICKRLRPDYDGPILMLTARTDDMDQVQGLEMGADDYVCKPVRPRLLLARIRALLRRSEPVEAAPVSGGKRLTFGKLVIDNAMREAWLDEQTIELTSAEFDLLWLLASNAGRILSREEIFNLLRGIEYDGQDRSIDVRISRIRPKIGDDPMHPRLIKTVRSKGYLFVGEL, via the coding sequence GTGGAACAAGAAGCGCGCATTCTCATTGTCGAGGACGACCAGCGACTGGCCGAGCTGACCCAGGATTACCTGGAGAGCAATGGCCTGGCGGTGTCCATCGAGTCCAACGGCGCGGCGGCGGTGGAGCGGGTGCTGGCCGAACGCCCGGACCTGGTGGTGCTCGACCTGATGCTGCCCGGCGAGGATGGCCTGTCGATCTGCAAGCGCCTGCGCCCGGACTATGACGGCCCGATCCTGATGCTTACCGCGCGCACCGATGACATGGACCAGGTTCAGGGCCTGGAAATGGGCGCCGACGACTATGTGTGCAAGCCGGTACGCCCGCGCCTGTTGCTGGCGCGCATCCGCGCCTTGCTGCGGCGCAGCGAGCCGGTCGAAGCTGCTCCGGTTTCCGGTGGCAAGCGCCTGACCTTCGGCAAGCTGGTGATCGACAATGCCATGCGCGAGGCTTGGCTGGACGAGCAGACCATCGAGCTGACCAGCGCCGAGTTTGACCTGCTCTGGCTGCTGGCGTCGAACGCCGGGCGCATTCTTTCCCGCGAGGAAATCTTCAACCTGCTGCGCGGCATCGAATACGACGGCCAGGACCGTTCCATCGATGTGCGCATTTCGCGCATCCGCCCGAAGATCGGCGACGACCCGATGCATCCGCGGCTGATCAAGACGGTGCGCAGCAAGGGTTATCTGTTTGTCGGGGAGCTGTGA
- the modA gene encoding molybdate ABC transporter substrate-binding protein translates to MNHRFARFSLLVASCFALHSALADEVQVAVAANFTAPIQAIARDFEKDTGHKLVAAYGATGQFYTQIKNGAPFEVFLAADDSTPKKLEAEKEIVPGSRFTYAIGTLALWSPKDGYVDAKGEVLKKDGFKHLSIANPKAAPYGLAATQVLDKMGLKDKVAGKLVEGQNIAQAFQFVSTGNAELGFVALSQVCKDGKVTSGSAWIVPAELHDPIRQDAVILNKGKDSAAARALVEYLKGPKAAAVIKSYGYEI, encoded by the coding sequence ATGAACCACCGCTTCGCTCGTTTCTCCCTGCTGGTCGCTTCCTGCTTCGCCCTGCACTCGGCGCTGGCAGATGAAGTGCAGGTTGCCGTCGCCGCCAACTTCACCGCGCCGATCCAGGCGATCGCCAGGGACTTCGAGAAGGACACCGGCCACAAGCTGGTCGCCGCTTACGGCGCCACCGGCCAGTTCTACACCCAGATCAAGAACGGCGCGCCGTTCGAGGTGTTCCTCGCCGCCGACGACAGCACGCCGAAGAAGCTGGAGGCGGAGAAGGAGATCGTCCCCGGCTCGCGCTTCACCTACGCCATCGGCACCCTGGCGCTGTGGTCGCCGAAGGACGGCTACGTCGACGCCAAAGGCGAGGTGCTGAAGAAGGACGGGTTCAAGCACCTGTCCATCGCCAACCCGAAAGCCGCGCCCTACGGCCTGGCCGCCACCCAGGTGCTGGACAAGATGGGCTTGAAGGACAAGGTCGCCGGCAAGCTCGTCGAAGGCCAGAACATCGCCCAGGCGTTCCAGTTCGTTTCCACTGGCAATGCCGAACTGGGCTTCGTGGCGTTGTCGCAGGTCTGCAAGGATGGCAAGGTGACGAGTGGTTCCGCGTGGATCGTGCCGGCCGAGCTGCATGACCCGATCCGCCAGGACGCGGTGATCCTCAACAAGGGCAAGGACAGTGCCGCCGCCAGGGCGCTGGTCGAGTACCTGAAGGGGCCGAAAGCCGCCGCGGTGATCAAGTCCTACGGCTACGAAATCTGA
- the modB gene encoding molybdate ABC transporter permease subunit → MPLTQEDLQAIWLTVELAALSTAILLLIGTPIAWWLARTRSWLKGPLGAVVALPLVLPPTVIGFYLLIALGPNGTIGQLTESLGLGRLPFTFAGLVVGSVFYSLPFVVQPLQNAFEAIGDKPLEAAATLRAGPLDTFFSVVLPLARPGFITASILGFAHTVGEFGVVLMIGGNIPGKTRVVSVQIFDHVEAMEYAQAHWLSGGMVVFSFLVLLALYASRRSRSAWA, encoded by the coding sequence ATGCCCCTGACACAGGAGGATTTGCAGGCCATCTGGCTCACCGTCGAGCTGGCGGCCCTGAGCACTGCGATTCTCCTGCTGATCGGCACGCCCATCGCCTGGTGGCTGGCACGCACCCGCTCCTGGCTGAAAGGCCCGCTGGGGGCGGTGGTGGCGCTGCCGCTGGTGCTGCCGCCGACGGTGATCGGCTTCTACCTGCTGATCGCCCTCGGGCCCAATGGCACCATCGGGCAACTCACCGAGAGCCTGGGGCTGGGGCGGCTGCCCTTCACCTTCGCAGGCCTCGTGGTGGGCTCGGTGTTCTATTCGTTGCCCTTCGTGGTGCAGCCGTTGCAGAACGCCTTCGAGGCGATCGGCGACAAACCGCTGGAGGCCGCCGCGACGCTGCGGGCGGGCCCCCTGGATACCTTCTTCTCCGTGGTCCTGCCGTTGGCGCGGCCGGGCTTCATCACCGCCAGCATCCTCGGCTTCGCCCATACGGTCGGCGAATTCGGCGTGGTGCTGATGATCGGCGGCAACATTCCGGGCAAGACCCGCGTGGTGTCGGTACAGATCTTCGATCACGTCGAGGCCATGGAGTACGCCCAGGCGCACTGGCTGTCCGGTGGCATGGTGGTGTTCTCCTTCCTCGTCCTGCTGGCGCTCTACGCGAGCCGTCGCAGCCGTTCGGCCTGGGCCTGA
- a CDS encoding ribonucleoside-diphosphate reductase subunit alpha, translating into MQIDTTRENPQAAAPQAAESSQDLAATAPGQLRVIKRNGTVVPYTDDKITVAITKAFLAVEGGTAAASSRIHETVRRLTEQVTATFKRRMPSGGTIHIEEIQDQVELSLMRAGEQKVARDYVIYREARANERKNAGTASDIAQPHPSIRITKADGSTQPLDMGRLQTIIREACEGLAEVDGDLIERETLKNLYDGVAEKDVNTALVMTARTLVEREPNYSYVTARLLMDTLRAEALGFLGVAESATHHEMADLYTKALAAYVEKGAEFELIDSKLKEFDLAKLGAALNHERDQQFTYLGLQTLYDRYFIHKDGIRFELPQVFFMRVAMGLAIEEKDREARAIEFYNLLSSFDYMSSTPTLFNAGTLRPQLSSCYLTTVPDDLSGIYNAIHDNAMLSKFAGGLGNDWTPVRALGSYIKGTNGKSQGVVPFLKVVNDTAVAVNQGGKRKGAVCAYLETWHLDIEEFLELRKNTGDDRRRTHDMNTANWIPDLFMKRVFDDGKWTLFSPSEVPDLHDLTGKAFEERYEYYEALTEYNKIKVFKVVQAKDLWRKMLSMLFETGHPWLTFKDPCNLRSPQQHVGVVHSSNLCTEITLNTNADEIAVCNLGSINLVNHIVDGKLDTAKLEKTVKTAVRMLDNVIDINYYSVPQARNSNLKHRPVGLGIMGFQDALYLQHIPYGSDAAIEFADKSMEAVSYFAIQASCDLADERGAYETFDGSLWSKGILPLDSQQILIEARGQKYIDVDLTESLDWAPVRARVQKGIRNSNIMAIAPTATIANITGVSQSIEPTYQNLYVKSNLSGEFTVINPYLVRDLKVRGLWDPVMVNDLKYYDGSVQQIERIPQDLKDLYATAFEVETKWIVDAASRRQKWIDQAQSLNLYIAGASGKKLDVTYRMAWYRGLKTTYYLRALAATSTEKSTINTGKLNAVSAGGDEGLQAAPAAAPQPAPVPKACSIDNPDCEACQ; encoded by the coding sequence ATGCAAATCGACACCACTCGCGAGAACCCGCAGGCCGCAGCGCCGCAGGCCGCCGAATCCTCCCAGGATCTGGCCGCCACCGCGCCGGGCCAGCTGCGCGTGATCAAGCGCAACGGCACCGTAGTCCCCTACACCGATGACAAGATCACCGTAGCCATCACCAAGGCGTTCCTCGCCGTGGAAGGCGGCACCGCTGCCGCCTCGTCGCGCATCCATGAGACCGTGCGCCGCCTGACCGAACAGGTCACCGCGACCTTCAAGCGCCGCATGCCCTCCGGTGGCACCATCCATATCGAAGAAATCCAGGACCAGGTCGAACTGTCCCTGATGCGTGCCGGCGAGCAGAAAGTCGCCCGCGACTACGTGATCTACCGCGAAGCCCGTGCCAACGAGCGCAAGAACGCCGGCACCGCCAGCGACATCGCCCAGCCGCACCCGAGCATCCGCATCACCAAGGCCGACGGCAGCACCCAGCCGCTGGACATGGGCCGCCTGCAGACCATCATCCGCGAAGCCTGCGAAGGCCTGGCCGAAGTCGATGGCGACCTGATCGAACGCGAAACCCTGAAGAACCTGTACGACGGCGTGGCCGAGAAGGACGTCAACACCGCCCTGGTGATGACCGCCCGTACCCTGGTCGAGCGCGAGCCGAACTACTCCTACGTCACCGCCCGCCTGCTGATGGACACCCTGCGCGCCGAAGCCCTGGGCTTCCTGGGCGTAGCCGAGAGCGCCACTCACCACGAGATGGCCGACCTCTACACCAAGGCCCTGGCCGCCTATGTCGAGAAAGGCGCCGAGTTCGAGCTGATCGACAGCAAGCTGAAAGAGTTCGACCTGGCCAAGCTGGGCGCCGCGCTGAACCACGAGCGCGACCAGCAGTTCACCTACCTCGGCCTGCAGACCCTGTACGACCGCTACTTCATCCACAAGGACGGCATCCGTTTCGAACTGCCGCAGGTCTTCTTCATGCGCGTGGCCATGGGCCTGGCCATCGAAGAGAAGGACCGTGAAGCTCGCGCCATCGAGTTCTACAACCTGCTCTCCTCGTTCGACTACATGTCGTCCACCCCGACCCTGTTCAACGCCGGCACCCTGCGTCCGCAGCTCTCCAGCTGCTACCTGACCACCGTTCCGGACGACCTGTCGGGCATCTACAACGCCATCCACGACAACGCCATGCTGTCGAAATTCGCCGGCGGCCTGGGCAACGACTGGACCCCGGTGCGCGCGCTGGGCTCCTACATCAAGGGCACCAACGGCAAATCCCAGGGCGTGGTTCCGTTCCTGAAAGTGGTGAACGACACCGCCGTCGCCGTAAACCAGGGTGGCAAGCGCAAGGGCGCCGTCTGCGCCTACCTGGAAACCTGGCACCTGGACATCGAGGAATTCCTCGAGCTGCGCAAGAACACCGGTGACGACCGTCGCCGTACCCACGACATGAACACCGCGAACTGGATTCCGGACCTGTTCATGAAGCGCGTCTTCGACGACGGCAAGTGGACCCTGTTCTCCCCGTCCGAAGTACCGGACCTGCACGATCTGACCGGCAAGGCCTTCGAAGAGCGCTACGAGTATTACGAAGCCCTGACCGAGTACAACAAGATCAAGGTGTTCAAGGTCGTCCAGGCCAAGGACCTGTGGCGCAAGATGCTCTCCATGCTCTTCGAGACCGGCCACCCGTGGCTGACCTTCAAGGACCCGTGCAACCTGCGCAGCCCGCAGCAGCATGTGGGCGTGGTCCACAGCTCGAACCTGTGCACCGAGATCACCCTGAACACCAATGCCGACGAAATCGCCGTCTGCAACCTGGGCTCGATCAACCTGGTCAACCACATCGTCGACGGCAAGCTGGACACCGCCAAGCTCGAGAAGACCGTGAAGACCGCCGTGCGCATGCTCGATAACGTTATCGACATCAACTACTACTCGGTCCCGCAGGCTCGCAACTCGAACCTCAAGCACCGTCCGGTCGGCCTGGGCATCATGGGCTTCCAGGATGCGCTGTACCTGCAGCACATCCCGTACGGCTCCGACGCTGCCATCGAGTTCGCCGACAAGTCCATGGAAGCGGTGAGCTACTTCGCCATCCAGGCTTCCTGTGACCTGGCCGACGAGCGTGGCGCCTACGAGACCTTCGACGGCTCCCTGTGGTCCAAGGGCATCCTGCCGCTGGACTCCCAGCAGATCCTCATCGAAGCCCGTGGCCAGAAGTACATCGACGTCGACCTGACCGAATCCCTCGACTGGGCTCCGGTACGTGCTCGCGTACAGAAAGGCATCCGTAACTCGAACATCATGGCCATCGCGCCGACCGCGACCATCGCCAACATCACCGGCGTATCGCAGTCCATCGAGCCGACCTACCAGAACCTGTACGTGAAATCGAACCTCTCCGGCGAGTTCACCGTGATCAACCCCTACCTGGTTCGCGACCTGAAAGTGCGTGGCCTGTGGGACCCGGTCATGGTCAACGACCTGAAGTACTACGACGGCTCCGTGCAGCAGATCGAGCGCATCCCGCAAGACCTGAAGGACCTGTACGCCACCGCCTTCGAAGTCGAGACCAAGTGGATCGTCGACGCCGCCAGCCGCCGCCAGAAGTGGATCGATCAGGCCCAGTCCCTGAACCTCTACATCGCCGGCGCCTCGGGCAAGAAGCTGGACGTGACCTACCGCATGGCCTGGTACCGTGGTCTGAAGACCACCTACTACCTCCGTGCCCTGGCCGCCACCAGCACCGAGAAGTCCACCATCAACACCGGCAAGCTCAACGCCGTGTCGGCCGGTGGCGACGAAGGCCTGCAAGCCGCTCCGGCCGCCGCGCCGCAGCCGGCCCCTGTACCCAAGGCCTGCAGCATCGACAACCCCGACTGCGAAGCCTGCCAGTAA